The Streptomyces sp. NL15-2K genome contains a region encoding:
- a CDS encoding glutamate ABC transporter substrate-binding protein: MRGRRLRAVLRGWGGVGAMAVVCALAVVFALLLPLIQPETDSGGTATGGGGVTHGIQARADAECEAPEKQTLSPSGADGATIDAIRSRQGGKRKLIVGVDQNSFRWGYRDPNSGAGADLEGFDIDLVHRIAEDILGDPDAVQFKAIPTDQRIPAIKDGRVDMVVRTMTINCERLGEVAFSAPYFKTGQQLLVPKSSTITGYDGSLADQRICTAKGSTANTKLAGDQKAGELVSSADIATTVPNQLDCLVRLQLGEVDAVVTDGALAASQAAQDPTVELRGSPFTTEYYGVAMKKDADDLVRRVNQILVEYRQDTVGGWQASYDKWLSATLGKNSAKAQPPSPQYLRKS, encoded by the coding sequence ATGCGGGGACGACGTTTGCGGGCCGTCCTGAGGGGCTGGGGCGGTGTGGGTGCGATGGCGGTCGTGTGCGCCCTGGCGGTGGTCTTCGCGCTGCTGCTGCCGCTGATCCAGCCTGAAACCGACAGCGGAGGCACGGCCACCGGCGGCGGAGGCGTCACGCACGGCATCCAGGCGCGGGCCGACGCGGAGTGCGAGGCCCCGGAGAAGCAGACCCTGTCCCCGTCGGGCGCGGACGGCGCCACGATCGACGCGATCAGGAGCCGCCAGGGCGGGAAGCGCAAGCTGATCGTCGGCGTCGACCAGAACAGCTTCCGCTGGGGCTACCGCGACCCGAACAGCGGCGCCGGCGCCGACCTGGAGGGCTTCGACATCGACCTGGTCCACCGGATCGCCGAGGACATACTCGGCGACCCGGACGCGGTCCAGTTCAAGGCCATCCCCACCGACCAGCGCATCCCGGCGATCAAGGACGGCCGCGTCGACATGGTCGTCCGGACGATGACGATCAACTGTGAGCGGCTGGGCGAAGTGGCGTTCTCCGCGCCCTACTTCAAGACCGGCCAGCAGCTCCTGGTGCCCAAGTCCTCGACGATCACCGGGTACGACGGCTCGCTCGCGGACCAGAGGATCTGCACCGCCAAGGGCTCCACGGCGAACACCAAGCTGGCCGGCGACCAGAAGGCGGGCGAGCTCGTCTCCTCCGCCGACATCGCGACGACGGTCCCCAACCAACTCGACTGCCTGGTAAGGCTCCAGCTCGGGGAGGTCGACGCCGTGGTCACCGACGGCGCGCTCGCCGCGAGCCAGGCCGCGCAGGACCCGACGGTCGAACTGAGGGGCTCCCCCTTCACCACCGAGTACTACGGCGTGGCGATGAAGAAGGACGCCGACGATCTGGTACGCCGGGTCAACCAGATCCTGGTGGAGTACCGGCAGGACACCGTCGGCGGCTGGCAGGCGTCGTACGACAAGTGGCTGTCGGCGACACTGGGCAAGAACTCCGCGAAAGCGCAACCGCCGTCACCGCAGTACCTGCGCAAGAGCTGA
- a CDS encoding serine/threonine-protein kinase: MNQAQQTCQRPECEGSYEDVGGGELYCDTCGLAPVVSSTGMVGSPPTGITGGGKGSRGSSGSGSSRSSSRSSRTSSQSSKSRRSVSGRLSRAVSGKSTGRSVSVRSSGSGAGSSSRGRLGAGLVDVPGVPRPDPREMVLDNPEVPERKRFCSRSDCGAPVGRARGELPGRTEGFCTKCGHPYSFVPKLKTGDVVHGQYEVVGCLAHGGLGWIYLAVDRAVSDRWVVLKGLLDTGDQDAMAAAISERRFLAEIEHSNIVRIYNFVEHLDQRTGSLDGYIVMEYVGGKSLKEIANARRTPDGRRDPLPVEQACAYGIEALEALGHLHSRNLLYCDFKVDNAIQSEDQLKLIDMGAVRRMDDEESAIYGTVGYQAPEVAEVGPSVASDLYTVGRTLAVLTFDFQGYTNVFVDSLPDPDNIEVFRQYESFYRLLVRATDPDPARRFASAQEMAEQLTGVLREVVSVQTGRARPALSTLFGPEVKVTDTELFPKPAGEVSRLGARVVPARGRASEPAERPAITAGGTASLVKPVNAAGAALALPVPHVDPGDPNAGFLAGLMTTAPAELLGALAAAPAPSTETRLRQIRAWLENGDTHTAHEALLRLEEERPDDWRVVWYRGAAALVTGDHEGAALAFDAIYDAFPGEIAPKLALGVCAEVLGQLDNAAEYYRLVWSTDPSYVSSAFGLARVQLATGDRRGAVRTLESVPESSIHYTAARVAAVRARLRQRTAAASDVPFLDDLTAAAGQVEALDAYGLDPARREQLSVEVLGCALDWILSGGQGSVPPSAGGRVLLGSGLDERGLRFGLERSYRTLARLARGGEERIDLVERANRYRPRTWV, encoded by the coding sequence ATGAATCAGGCACAACAGACCTGCCAGCGGCCCGAATGCGAGGGGTCGTACGAGGACGTGGGCGGCGGTGAGCTGTACTGCGACACCTGTGGTCTCGCCCCGGTCGTCTCGTCGACCGGCATGGTCGGCTCACCGCCCACCGGGATCACCGGCGGCGGCAAGGGCTCCCGGGGTTCGTCGGGGAGCGGGAGTTCCCGCTCCAGCAGCCGCAGTTCGCGTACGTCGTCGCAGTCGTCGAAGTCGCGGCGCTCGGTGTCGGGACGGCTCTCGCGCGCGGTGTCGGGCAAGTCCACGGGCCGCTCGGTGTCGGTGCGCAGCTCCGGTTCCGGCGCCGGGTCCTCGTCCCGCGGGCGGCTGGGGGCGGGCCTGGTCGACGTGCCGGGCGTGCCGCGGCCCGACCCGCGTGAGATGGTCCTGGACAATCCGGAGGTACCCGAGCGGAAGCGGTTCTGCTCGCGCTCCGACTGCGGGGCGCCGGTCGGGCGGGCGCGCGGGGAGCTGCCGGGGCGTACGGAGGGCTTCTGCACGAAGTGCGGGCACCCGTACTCCTTCGTCCCGAAGCTGAAGACCGGCGACGTGGTGCACGGCCAGTACGAGGTCGTGGGCTGTCTGGCGCACGGCGGCCTCGGCTGGATCTACCTCGCCGTGGACCGCGCGGTCTCCGACCGCTGGGTCGTCCTCAAGGGCCTGCTGGACACCGGCGACCAGGACGCGATGGCGGCGGCGATCTCCGAGCGGCGTTTCCTCGCGGAGATCGAGCACTCCAACATCGTGCGGATCTACAACTTCGTCGAGCATCTCGACCAGCGCACCGGCTCGCTGGACGGGTACATCGTCATGGAGTACGTCGGCGGCAAGTCCCTGAAGGAGATCGCGAACGCACGCCGTACGCCGGACGGCAGGCGCGACCCGCTGCCGGTGGAGCAGGCGTGCGCGTACGGCATCGAGGCCCTGGAGGCGCTCGGCCATCTGCACAGCCGCAACCTGCTGTACTGCGACTTCAAGGTCGACAACGCCATCCAGTCGGAGGACCAGCTCAAACTGATCGACATGGGCGCGGTGCGCAGGATGGACGACGAGGAGTCGGCCATCTACGGCACGGTCGGCTACCAGGCGCCGGAGGTCGCGGAGGTCGGCCCGTCGGTGGCGAGCGACCTGTACACGGTGGGCCGCACGCTCGCGGTGCTGACCTTCGACTTCCAGGGCTATACGAACGTGTTCGTGGACTCCCTGCCCGACCCGGACAACATCGAGGTCTTCCGCCAGTACGAGTCCTTCTACCGGCTGCTGGTGCGCGCCACCGACCCGGATCCGGCCCGCCGGTTCGCCTCCGCGCAGGAGATGGCGGAGCAGCTGACGGGCGTCCTGCGGGAGGTCGTCTCCGTGCAGACGGGCCGGGCCCGGCCGGCCCTGTCGACGCTGTTCGGACCGGAAGTGAAAGTCACCGACACGGAGTTGTTCCCGAAGCCGGCCGGGGAGGTGTCGCGGTTGGGGGCGCGGGTCGTGCCCGCGCGCGGACGCGCTTCCGAGCCTGCCGAGCGCCCGGCGATCACAGCGGGCGGTACGGCGAGCCTGGTCAAGCCCGTCAACGCCGCCGGCGCCGCCCTCGCGCTGCCGGTCCCGCATGTCGACCCCGGCGACCCGAACGCCGGTTTCCTGGCCGGCCTGATGACGACCGCGCCGGCCGAGCTGCTCGGCGCCCTCGCGGCGGCGCCGGCCCCGTCGACCGAGACGCGGCTGCGGCAGATCCGCGCCTGGCTGGAGAACGGCGACACGCACACCGCGCACGAGGCACTGCTCCGGCTGGAGGAGGAACGCCCCGACGACTGGCGGGTCGTCTGGTACCGGGGCGCGGCCGCGCTGGTGACCGGCGACCACGAGGGCGCCGCGCTCGCCTTCGACGCGATCTACGACGCCTTCCCCGGCGAGATCGCGCCCAAGCTCGCCCTCGGCGTGTGCGCGGAGGTGCTCGGCCAGCTGGACAACGCCGCCGAGTACTACCGCCTGGTGTGGTCGACGGACCCGAGCTATGTGAGCTCCGCCTTCGGCCTGGCCCGCGTCCAGCTGGCCACCGGCGACCGGCGGGGCGCCGTACGGACGCTGGAGTCGGTCCCGGAGTCCTCCATCCACTACACGGCCGCGCGCGTGGCGGCCGTGCGGGCGCGGCTGCGGCAACGCACGGCGGCCGCATCCGACGTACCCTTCCTGGACGATCTGACCGCGGCCGCCGGTCAGGTCGAGGCCCTGGATGCGTACGGTCTGGATCCCGCCCGGCGTGAGCAGTTGTCGGTGGAAGTCCTCGGCTGCGCGCTGGACTGGATACTCTCCGGTGGCCAGGGTTCCGTCCCGCCCTCCGCCGGAGGGCGGGTGCTGCTCGGCAGCGGCCTGGACGAGCGGGGCCTGCGCTTCGGCCTGGAGCGTTCGTACCGCACGCTGGCCCGGCTCGCCCGGGGCGGCGAGGAGAGGATCGACCTGGTGGAACGTGCCAACCGTTACCGCCCCCGGACATGGGTGTAG